From Besnoitia besnoiti strain Bb-Ger1 chromosome X, whole genome shotgun sequence, one genomic window encodes:
- a CDS encoding hypothetical protein (encoded by transcript BESB_018500), which yields MNNRGRRRHRESVEMHGSGFRGQRGGKNDPRVPVMNLRNRTKPSEEPRSNAGAENGRNNVSGPHSPLPDASMVSRIPAPAPSPGKDFCKRLLANEQETSFFGEASHGRTAHRASGAWEQAVPVLLHLWASTSHQNGSSILSAMKPEECLSMLSGCQSSAADVVTNDGVPAHGAGGTLHRGPAGSPFLPGADVEKAGGEEGGCASLAYSASPHMWDFLERPNAIYRQANGGRGDGFTTEGQCGDALVGAHVADAASSARTMESPSGSSSLLMAALQDHMHPIQATEDRLSVRGSSVSGSRQPSLKASPPFQGIPEHLLGYGGATASSALRLVSGGESGAALSTAPESLCVSSSPQQIPWRTVASNEGSGLSVGCGDSYCKSALFPVPVPFVTRMESCMHPWHPAQRNDRLAEPQNGVQAMRSNAETDRVAAGERLIFSSLQASQHFEAKQRAFSPSSLGTQGFPVSPEETALPRGKRSPPGMNGSISWTGSAPAPTAVAAMWRAAADAESRRSEAETLPQHPCKYPSVEQCGAPPGNLLDSLSHEAAGSVRFSSLEGARSVEGRLRAAGAAWFSGNSSRPDCQATGPGTGETLGCSLQRQRDGGNRRNCVGGSDSLELGAGEAPCLHIMPTAHATNSEAADALTSLFSTLKVERPQGAETRRSDCTGNHGRAFPQAGSGDAPSPTTLSRCPRVQPRVHRRLPRCTRSPREDVSIPSSSRHSESEDSANAAATGKGGRRQYVGLDTRWEARVGGGNESKPGAAEPSKIPRKETSLDEEEFGATGSTEAGLNRRQNGAALTALNGASSDADNRRASESGTIRAQRGGGSPPVQSGVSRPSVKSAEGGNASARDATGACAVRQAGVPLPRKNSSGGQLGDRFSRDGNCINCETSDRAKCVAPFGTLCGTLDAQGTNEIFSHAAVSAANGFNAASWVAPELASLLPLTRATLSRLQGSHCSGQQSQCSTQREKDGGGGGSRACKQSAVDEGAAQDEAADGVRLAAGKSDAVEGQCRQDSKRLALQSSPGCVEVAPIRPRQEHSKPGRPRKDDMWRWGDGDAEEIHGEPAVSEANLDAGARAEVTSGLRQPCLFLTEERRGSTGDSGSASDIGAPEPVRTPAKNLGSVHHPKDCRPCAFVWGKGCHNGWACKFCHEEHGPRKKKPMKDQKNLMIIARPDGKLEFIRCSLKEALKACS from the coding sequence ATGAATAACAGAgggcgccgtcgccatcGGGAGTCCGTCGAAATGCACGGCTCCGGCTTTCGAGGGCAAAGGGGGGGGAAGAACGACCCAAGGGTACCGGTCATGAATCTTCGCAACCGCACCAAGCCATCGGAAGAGCCGCGCTCTAACGCCGGAGCAGAGAATGGCAGAAATAATGTCTCCGGTCCACACTCTCCTCTTCCGGATGCTTCGATGGTGAGCCGCAtccctgcgccggcgccgtctcctggCAAAGACTTTTGCAAACGGCTGCTAGCAAACGAACAGGAGACAAGCTTCTTTGGAGAGGCCAGCCACGGCCGCACGGCCCATAGGGCATCGGGCGCTTGGGAGCAAGCTGTGCCTGTCTTGCTTCATTTGTGGGCTAGCACGTCGCACCAAAACGGATCGTCAATACTTTCAGCGATGAAACCTGAAGAGTGCCTTTCCATGTTGAGTGGCTGTCAATCGAGCGCGGCAGACGTCGTGACGAATGATGGTGTTCCCGCGCATGGGGCGGGCGGGACCCTGCACCGAGGTCCAGCGGGGTCTCCATTTCTTCCTGGTGCAGACGTTGAAAAagctggaggcgaagaaggtggATGTGCGTCCCTCGCCtactccgcctcgcctcacATGTGGGACTTCCTAGAACGTCCGAATGCGATCTACAGGCAAGCCAACGGCGGCCGAGGAGACGGCTTTACCACAGAAGGCCAATGTGGCGATGCTCTGGTTGGTGCACACGTTGCAGAcgcagcttcctccgccCGTACGATGGAGTCCCCATCAGGGTCATCATCTCTGCTCATGGCAGCGCTACAAGATCACATGCACCCGATCCAGGCAACTGAGGATCGGCTCAGTGTGAGAGGCTCCTCAGTCTCCGGCAGCAGGCAACCCTCGCTgaaggcgtctccgccgtttcAGGGCATCCCTGAGCATTTACTCGGCTATGGTGGCGCTACTGCATCATCAGCCCTGAGACTGGTCAGCGGCGgtgagagcggcgccgccctctcaACGGCACCCGAgtctctctgtgtgtcttCATCTCCGCAGCAGATTCCCTGGCGCACCGTCGCCTCGAACGAAGGCAGCGGTCTCAGTGTCGGCTGTGGCGACAGCTACTGTAAGTCTGCATTATTTCCAGTGCCGGTGCCATTCGTTACACGAATGGAGTCGTGTATGCACCCGTGGCACCCCGCTCAACGAAACGACCGCCTCGCCGAACCCCAGAACGGGGTGCAGGCTATGCGATCCAATGCGGAGACCGAtcgcgtcgcggcgggaGAACGCTTGATTTTCAGCTCACTGCAGGCTTCTCAACATTTTGAAGCAAAGCAGAGGGctttctcgccgtcctctctggGGACTCAGGGATTCCCAGTTTCACCTGAGGAAACAGCTCTCCCGAGGGGGAAGCGCTCGCCACCCGGGATGAACGGAAGCATCTCTTGGACGGGCTCCGCTCCAGCGCCGACAGCGGTCGCGGCAATgtggcgagcagcagcggatgCCGAATCGCGGCGGTccgaggcagagacgctgccgcagcatcCGTGCAAATATCCCAGCGTAGAGCAATGTGGAGCGCCTCCAGGAAATTTGCTTGACAGCCTGAGTCACGAAGCGGCCGGGAGCGTACGCTTTTCGTCGTTGGAAGGTGCGCGTTCGGTGGAGGGTCGCCTgcgggcagcaggcgccgcttgGTTTTCCGGAAACTCGTCGCGACCGGATTGTCAGGCGACGGGACCTGGCACCGGCGAAACACTGGGGTGCTCCttgcagagacagagggacgGCGGGAACCGAAGGAATTGTGTCGGCGGCTCAGACTCGCTGGAACTCGGGGCGGGTGAAGCCCCGTGCCTCCACATCATGCCAACCGCCCATGCGACCAacagcgaagcagcagacgcgctgACGTCTCTTTTTTCTACTCTAAAGGTGGAGCGGCCGCAAGGTGCAGAGACTCGAAGGAGCGACTGCACCGGCAACCATGGGAGAGCTTTTCCGCAAGCAGGAAGCGGGGACGCTCCGTCTCCGACGACACTGTCTCGCTGTCCGCGCGTGCAGCCTCGAGTGCAccggcgtcttccgcgttgCACCCGCAGCCCGCGTGAAGACGTTTCAATCCCGAGCAGCTCACGACATTCCGAATCAGAGGATTCTGCGAACGCCGCTGCGACGGGCAAGGGCGGCAGGCGTCAATACGTCGGGTTGGACACGCGGTGGGAGGCGAGGGTAGGCGGCGGTAACGAGTCGAAACCGGGTGCGGCGGAGCCAAGCAAGATCCCACGGAAGGAAACTTCGCTTGACGAGGAGGAGTTTGGCGCAACGGGTTCCACAGAAGCCGGGCTCAACAGGCGACAAAATGGTGCAGCCCTGACTGCTCTTAACGGCGCCTCTTCAGACGCTGACAATCGCCGTGCCTCCGAGAGCGGCACGATTCGTGCTCAGAGGGGTGGCGGGTCGCCGCCAGTCCAGTCAGGCGTCTCTCGCCCATCCGTGAAGTCAGCCGAAGGAGGAAATGCATCTGCGCGGGACGCGACTGGCGCTTGCGCGGTCCGACAGGCAGGCGTTCCTCTACCCCGGAAAAACAGCTCTGGAGGACAGTTGGGGGATCGCTTCTCGCGAGATGGGAATTGCATCAACTGCGAAACATCCGACCGAGCGAAATGTGTCGCCCCGTTCGGTACGCTCTGTGGTACACTCGACGCACAGGGCACCAACGAGATATTCTCCCATGCTGCGGTATCAGCAGCAAATGGTTTTAACGCCGCCAGCTGGGTGGCTCCTGAGCTTGCCAGTCTGTTGCCGTTGACACGTGCCACTTTATCGCGCCTGCAAGGGTCACACTGCAGCGGCCAGCAGAGTCAGTGCTCAActcagcgagagaaagacggcggcggcgggggttCCAGAGCGTGTAAGCAGTCAGCGGTCGATGAAGGGGCGGCACAGGACGAGGCGGCTGACGGAGTGCGGCTGGCAGCCGGCAAGAGTGACGCGGTTGAAGGCCAGTGCCGACAAGACagcaagcgcctcgcgcttcagtCGTCGCCGGGTTGTGTGGAGGTGGCGCCCATCCGACCGCGACAAGAACACAGCAAACCGGGCCGACCGCGCAAAGATGATATGTGGAGatggggcgacggcgacgcagaagagattCACGGCGAGCCAGCTGTGTCGGAGGCAAACCTGGACGCgggagcgcgcgcggaggtgACCTCAGGACTCCGACAGCCGTGTCTGTTCTTGAcagaagagcggcgcgggtCCACAGGGGACAGCGGCTCGGCCTCGGACATAGGTGCACCTGAGCCCGTTAGGACTCCCGCAAAGAATCTGGGCAGTGTGCACCATCCGAAGGACTGTCGTCCGTGCGCCTTCGTATGGGGGAAAGGATGCCACAACGGGTGGGCGTGCAAGTTCTGCCATGAAGAGCACGGGCCCCGCAAGAAGAAACCAATGAAGGACCAGAAGAATCTTATGATTATTGCCAGACCAGATGGAAAGCTTGAGTTTATTCGATGCAGCCTCAAAGAGGCTTTGAAAGCCTGCAGCTGA